A single Bacillus sp. HMF5848 DNA region contains:
- a CDS encoding YigZ family protein — translation MLHSYFTVKAAGEHEIEIQRSQFIAHIQRATSEEEAQAFIQKIKKEHGNANHNCSAYLIGENDQIQKANDDGEPSGTAGVPMLEVLKKKHLKDTVVVVTRYFGGIKLGAGGLIRAYGKATSEGIDHIGVVERKLMRVMHTKIEYTMLGKVENELRASIYTIKDIHYLEDVEVEAYVEEGSKTAFTDWMTELTNGKANITEGIVTYLEEDVV, via the coding sequence ATGCTACACTCATATTTTACAGTAAAAGCAGCCGGAGAACATGAAATTGAGATACAACGCTCGCAATTTATCGCACACATACAAAGAGCTACATCTGAGGAAGAAGCACAAGCCTTTATTCAAAAAATAAAAAAAGAGCATGGGAATGCTAATCATAACTGTTCTGCATATTTAATTGGTGAAAATGATCAAATTCAAAAAGCGAATGACGACGGGGAACCTAGTGGTACAGCAGGGGTTCCCATGTTAGAAGTATTGAAAAAAAAGCATCTGAAGGATACGGTCGTTGTCGTAACTCGTTACTTTGGGGGCATCAAGCTTGGTGCGGGAGGGTTAATCCGCGCATATGGAAAGGCTACTTCTGAAGGTATCGATCATATTGGTGTAGTAGAGCGTAAGCTGATGCGTGTTATGCATACAAAAATTGAATACACGATGCTAGGCAAGGTAGAAAATGAATTACGTGCTTCCATTTATACTATTAAAGATATCCATTATCTTGAGGATGTTGAAGTAGAAGCATACGTTGAGGAAGGCAGTAAAACGGCATTTACTGACTGGATGACAGAATTAACGAACGGAAAAGCTAATATTACTGAAGGAATTGTCACATATTTAGAAGAGGACGTAGTTTAA
- a CDS encoding nuclease-related domain-containing protein codes for MIVKKLDPILREVDEAIKRCLKAEVDSIGRIQAGDWGENEFEYYARLIDSDEIRIFHHIRIAYRGFAFQIDCLILTPHFAIIIEIKNLKGVLTISNEQLIQNVDGRQSRVPNPIAQVKTQSFHFMRWLEEHGIESYPIINLVVSTNRRAIFEFVEPCEEARQMYVHADNFPLKFRMLEIQNPANLTQSNLNELSKTILASHKPKYNNTLEKYGLTEDDFVFELKCQACGFHLMTYKKGAWHCDRCGETCKDCHVQLIRDYLLILGRGISLKECRQLFGIQSRNILRNLLRKMNLKLVGNRKSARYFLSKK; via the coding sequence ATGATTGTTAAAAAGTTGGATCCCATCCTTCGTGAAGTGGATGAGGCTATAAAAAGGTGTTTGAAAGCTGAAGTCGATAGTATCGGAAGAATCCAAGCGGGAGATTGGGGTGAGAATGAGTTTGAGTATTATGCAAGATTAATAGACTCAGATGAGATTCGAATTTTTCACCACATACGAATTGCGTATCGTGGTTTTGCCTTTCAAATAGACTGCTTAATATTAACGCCACACTTCGCCATTATAATAGAAATAAAAAATTTAAAGGGTGTACTGACAATAAGTAATGAGCAACTTATCCAAAACGTAGACGGCCGGCAAAGTAGAGTTCCCAATCCAATAGCACAAGTCAAAACACAATCTTTTCATTTTATGAGGTGGCTCGAGGAACACGGTATTGAATCATATCCAATAATAAATTTAGTAGTCTCCACAAATCGTCGTGCAATCTTCGAGTTTGTTGAACCTTGCGAAGAGGCTAGGCAAATGTATGTACATGCTGATAACTTCCCATTAAAGTTTCGGATGTTAGAAATTCAGAATCCTGCTAACCTAACTCAAAGTAATTTAAACGAATTAAGTAAAACCATCCTAGCTTCGCACAAACCAAAATATAATAATACGTTAGAAAAATATGGTCTTACAGAAGATGATTTTGTATTTGAACTGAAGTGCCAAGCGTGCGGATTTCATTTGATGACCTATAAAAAAGGAGCCTGGCATTGTGATAGATGTGGTGAAACATGTAAAGATTGCCATGTGCAGTTGATTAGGGACTACTTGCTGATATTAGGGAGGGGTATTAGTTTAAAAGAGTGTAGGCAACTTTTTGGAATACAATCTCGGAACATATTACGAAATCTCCTTAGAAAAATGAATCTAAAGCTTGTTGGCAATCGAAAAAGTGCAAGATATTTTCTTTCGAAAAAATGA
- a CDS encoding ComF family protein, with translation MPLCTICHTPFDPPTTWRHTLTIAPQPKLCAKCVEQLSLITPPICDICGRPLKELAPEYIYDTICYDCYRWEHDPTWSQTLTRNRSLYTYNDFMKEAMALFKFRGDYAVIYAFQEKLQQFYKQHYNKQDLLIVPIPLSNERLHERGFNQAEAIASLLPKLNLLESIAQLLPLKHFFFQQPFRIENILTRTHHEKQSKKSRTDRIHAKNVFSTNTQKINKPILLIDDIYTTGSTLRHAAKVLKEAGATSVSALTLIRG, from the coding sequence ATGCCCTTATGTACGATTTGCCACACCCCATTCGACCCACCGACCACGTGGCGACACACATTAACGATAGCTCCACAACCGAAACTCTGCGCAAAGTGCGTCGAACAGCTCTCCCTAATTACACCACCCATCTGCGACATATGTGGGCGCCCTCTCAAAGAGCTCGCACCGGAGTATATTTACGATACAATTTGCTACGATTGCTATAGATGGGAGCACGATCCAACATGGTCGCAAACTTTAACGCGAAATCGCTCCCTCTACACGTACAACGATTTTATGAAAGAAGCGATGGCACTGTTTAAGTTCCGCGGGGATTACGCTGTCATATACGCTTTCCAAGAAAAACTACAGCAATTTTACAAGCAGCACTACAACAAACAAGATCTTCTTATCGTACCAATCCCCCTTAGCAACGAGCGTCTCCACGAGCGCGGTTTCAACCAAGCAGAAGCGATCGCATCACTTTTACCAAAACTGAACCTATTAGAATCAATCGCACAGCTATTGCCACTCAAACACTTCTTCTTTCAGCAGCCATTCCGCATCGAGAACATCCTTACGAGAACGCACCACGAAAAACAGTCAAAGAAATCGCGTACCGACCGCATTCATGCTAAAAACGTGTTCAGTACCAACACCCAAAAAATAAACAAACCGATTCTCCTAATAGACGATATCTACACAACCGGCTCTACGCTACGTCACGCAGCTAAGGTACTCAAAGAAGCGGGTGCAACGTCGGTATCAGCCTTAACCTTGATCCGCGGATAA
- a CDS encoding response regulator transcription factor, with protein MSTQTKTSIVIIDDHRLFREGVKRILDFEADFEVVAEGNDGDEALQLIIKHKPDVVIMDINMPNVNGVEATRQLIAAFPETKVIILSIHDDESYVTHALKTGATGYLLKEMDADALVEAVKVVAEGGSYLHPRVTHNLIKEYRRLIDGQRAFGGVAIAEGEVKRPLHILTRRECEVLQMLADGKSNRAIGEALFISEKTVKNHVSNILQKMNVNDRTQAVVVAIKNGWVEVK; from the coding sequence ATGAGTACGCAAACAAAAACTTCTATAGTTATTATTGATGATCACCGTCTATTTCGTGAAGGTGTAAAACGTATTTTAGATTTTGAAGCAGATTTCGAAGTGGTTGCGGAAGGCAACGATGGAGATGAAGCACTACAATTAATTATTAAGCACAAGCCGGATGTAGTTATTATGGATATTAATATGCCAAATGTAAACGGCGTCGAGGCAACTCGTCAACTAATTGCAGCATTCCCTGAAACAAAAGTCATTATTCTATCTATTCATGATGATGAATCATATGTTACACATGCTTTAAAAACAGGCGCAACAGGCTATTTGCTGAAGGAAATGGATGCGGATGCTCTTGTAGAAGCTGTGAAAGTGGTTGCTGAAGGCGGTTCGTACCTTCACCCTCGCGTCACACACAACTTAATTAAAGAATACCGTCGCTTAATCGATGGACAACGAGCATTTGGTGGAGTGGCAATAGCAGAAGGCGAAGTAAAGCGTCCGCTTCATATATTAACGCGTCGCGAATGTGAAGTGCTACAAATGCTTGCGGATGGAAAAAGTAACCGTGCCATTGGCGAAGCATTATTTATTAGTGAGAAAACAGTTAAAAACCACGTAAGTAATATTTTACAAAAAATGAATGTTAATGACCGTACACAGGCTGTAGTAGTAGCGATTAAAAACGGTTGGGTTGAAGTAAAATAA
- a CDS encoding TIGR03826 family flagellar region protein, which produces MAELSNCPNCGALFVKNRFRDVCDVCYKEEEKQYDTVYNYIRKRENRTATMLDVVEDTGVPETKIYKFIKTGRIKLAQFPNLGYPCQKCGTLIREGKLCNNCKGDLQGQLEELQKEREIRERNQSDREHTYYVFKDNKEKR; this is translated from the coding sequence ATGGCTGAATTATCTAACTGCCCAAACTGTGGTGCTTTGTTTGTGAAAAATCGTTTTCGTGATGTGTGTGACGTTTGTTATAAAGAAGAAGAAAAACAATATGATACTGTCTATAACTATATTCGCAAACGTGAAAATCGTACGGCGACAATGCTTGATGTGGTAGAGGATACAGGTGTACCGGAAACTAAAATTTATAAGTTTATTAAAACTGGTCGTATCAAGCTAGCTCAATTCCCTAACTTAGGCTACCCTTGTCAAAAGTGTGGAACCCTTATACGCGAAGGCAAGCTATGTAATAACTGCAAAGGAGATCTTCAAGGCCAATTAGAAGAACTTCAAAAAGAAAGAGAAATTCGTGAGCGCAATCAGTCAGATCGTGAACACACGTATTATGTTTTTAAAGATAATAAAGAAAAACGCTAA
- a CDS encoding sensor histidine kinase: MATKDFDVKMLDEILEKMVETVHNSKDEIFLISEHSRQEFEVLKAELEKTREEVDKVITDGDDLEKKSKLARNRLSVVSSNFNEFGETQIREAYEKAHKFQMDLTIVREKERQLREKRDDLERRLRNLEATIERADQLVSQISVVLNYLDNDLRHVGEVLQDAKQKQEFGLRIIEAQEDERKRLSREIHDGPAQMLANVMMRSELIDRVFRERGANEGFQEIRELRKMVRSALYEVRRIIYDLRPMALDDLGLIPTLKKYLDTIEEYNKGVPKIDFNNLAQDVRLSSRLEVALFRLVQEAVQNTLKHADASHVQVKIEITKNHVMLMIKDDGVGFDPGVRKQQSYGIIGMKERVELLSGDITFQSAKDSGTTIRIKVPLTTNS, translated from the coding sequence ATGGCGACAAAAGATTTTGACGTGAAAATGTTAGATGAAATACTCGAGAAAATGGTGGAAACCGTTCATAATAGCAAAGATGAGATATTTCTAATTAGCGAGCACTCTCGTCAGGAGTTTGAGGTGCTTAAAGCTGAGCTAGAAAAAACACGAGAAGAAGTGGACAAGGTTATCACTGATGGAGATGATCTTGAAAAAAAGAGTAAGCTTGCTAGAAACCGTTTGTCTGTTGTGAGTAGTAATTTTAACGAATTTGGAGAAACACAAATACGCGAGGCATATGAAAAAGCGCACAAATTCCAAATGGACTTAACTATTGTGCGGGAAAAAGAGCGCCAGCTTCGTGAAAAGCGTGATGACTTAGAACGCAGGCTTCGCAACTTAGAGGCAACGATTGAACGCGCTGATCAACTAGTTAGTCAAATCTCAGTTGTTTTGAATTATTTAGACAATGATTTACGTCACGTAGGTGAGGTGCTGCAGGACGCTAAACAAAAACAGGAGTTTGGATTGCGAATCATTGAAGCACAAGAAGACGAACGTAAGCGTCTATCAAGAGAAATACATGATGGGCCTGCACAAATGCTTGCTAATGTCATGATGCGTTCCGAACTAATTGACAGAGTGTTTCGTGAGCGTGGAGCAAATGAAGGGTTTCAGGAGATTCGGGAGTTAAGAAAAATGGTTCGTTCCGCCTTATACGAAGTGCGAAGGATCATTTATGATTTACGTCCGATGGCATTAGATGATTTAGGTTTGATTCCGACCCTCAAAAAATACCTAGATACTATCGAAGAATATAATAAGGGTGTGCCTAAAATTGATTTTAATAATTTAGCTCAAGATGTAAGACTGAGTTCTCGTCTTGAGGTTGCACTGTTTCGACTCGTTCAAGAAGCCGTGCAAAACACTCTTAAACATGCGGATGCGAGTCATGTTCAAGTAAAGATTGAAATTACAAAAAACCATGTTATGCTAATGATAAAAGACGATGGGGTTGGTTTTGACCCGGGTGTAAGAAAGCAACAATCCTATGGCATTATAGGAATGAAAGAACGAGTTGAATTGTTAAGTGGAGATATTACTTTTCAATCAGCAAAGGATTCGGGAACAACCATAAGAATTAAAGTGCCATTAACAACTAACAGTTAG
- a CDS encoding DegV family protein encodes MRTAVVTDSTAYIPKELREQFDIHMVPLVVNFGTETFSEEVDLTAEEFFERIKTSEKLPTTSQPAIGAFVDLFEKLAKEYDAVITVHLSSGISGTYQGSVAAGQMVEDLKIYSFDSEISCMVQGFYAIEAAKMAQNGAHPDDIIARLDALKQSARAYFMVDDLSHLQRGGRLSSAQAFIGGILQVKPLLHFVDKVIVPYEKIRTRKKALGRIYEIFHDAACMGEPMQAVVIHANREDDAREIMSELAAKYPNVEFSLSYFGPVIATHLGEGALGLGWMKR; translated from the coding sequence ATGAGAACAGCAGTTGTAACGGACAGTACTGCTTATATTCCTAAAGAATTACGCGAACAGTTTGACATACACATGGTCCCATTAGTAGTGAATTTTGGTACTGAAACGTTTTCAGAGGAAGTCGATCTGACAGCAGAAGAGTTTTTTGAGCGTATCAAAACGTCTGAGAAGCTGCCAACAACGTCCCAGCCTGCCATCGGAGCATTTGTTGATTTGTTTGAAAAATTAGCTAAGGAATATGATGCGGTTATTACTGTGCATTTATCTAGTGGCATTAGTGGAACGTATCAAGGTTCAGTAGCGGCTGGCCAAATGGTAGAGGACCTTAAGATATATTCGTTTGACTCTGAAATTAGCTGTATGGTACAAGGGTTTTATGCAATTGAAGCAGCTAAAATGGCCCAAAATGGTGCGCATCCAGATGACATCATCGCCCGATTAGATGCATTAAAACAATCTGCACGTGCCTATTTCATGGTTGACGATTTATCACACTTACAGCGTGGTGGTCGCTTAAGCAGTGCGCAAGCCTTTATTGGTGGCATTCTGCAAGTAAAACCATTGCTTCATTTTGTCGACAAAGTTATCGTACCGTATGAAAAAATTCGTACTCGCAAAAAAGCACTCGGTCGCATTTATGAGATTTTTCACGATGCAGCCTGTATGGGCGAACCGATGCAAGCCGTTGTAATTCACGCAAACCGTGAAGACGATGCGCGCGAAATCATGAGCGAGCTAGCAGCAAAATATCCAAACGTTGAATTTTCATTAAGCTACTTCGGTCCTGTTATTGCGACTCACTTAGGTGAAGGCGCACTCGGACTCGGGTGGATGAAGAGGTAA
- a CDS encoding DEAD/DEAH box helicase — protein sequence MNKLVGRRLLRSEFDGDLNAIPVKVQKGIIISDKGRYSCVRCGNKTQELFASYPCARCGKQCVYCRKCITMGRVSECSELISWGGEDRKSDGNAATQRLNGNSDGTRTQSMQEDANTASRANSLNSSADVARTQSMQEGTITASTHILNWEGTLSPAQQNASNKLVHAISSNEQLMIWAVCGAGKTEILFPGILHALQDGKRVCIATPRTDVVLELTPRFRSAFPQTKVLSLYGGSEDRGKISPLVLSTTHQLLRYYRAFDVVIVDEVDAFPYSVEPMLQYAVEQARKETSSMIYLTATPSRKLQKRYPSVVIPARFHRHPLPVPRFEWCGNWAKLLLKKGKLPRNVYEWVEKRIVARKQAFLFVPKISQIEVVVKLLRAIDLSVEGVHSEDPQRKEKVAAFRKGQVPVLVTTTILERGVTVPNIDVAVLGAEDDVFSESALVQIAGRVGRSPKYPSGDIVFFHYGKTEEMLCARQQIKNMNKVARKKGLIDDDRTK from the coding sequence ATGAACAAACTAGTTGGTCGCCGTCTTCTTCGTAGTGAGTTTGACGGAGACCTGAATGCAATCCCAGTAAAAGTCCAAAAAGGGATCATAATCTCAGACAAGGGACGCTATAGCTGCGTTCGCTGCGGCAATAAGACGCAAGAGCTGTTTGCCTCATATCCGTGTGCTCGGTGTGGAAAGCAATGTGTGTACTGTCGGAAGTGTATCACAATGGGACGCGTTAGTGAGTGTAGTGAATTGATATCTTGGGGTGGGGAGGATAGGAAGAGTGATGGAAATGCTGCCACGCAGCGATTGAATGGAAACTCCGATGGCACTAGGACGCAATCAATGCAGGAAGACGCTAATACCGCTAGCCGTGCAAATTCATTGAATAGTAGCGCCGATGTTGCTAGGACGCAATCGATGCAAGAAGGCACAATTACTGCTAGCACCCACATATTAAACTGGGAAGGCACGCTATCACCAGCACAGCAAAATGCTAGCAATAAGCTAGTACATGCTATTTCAAGCAATGAACAGCTCATGATTTGGGCGGTATGTGGAGCTGGGAAAACAGAAATTTTGTTTCCAGGCATACTGCATGCGCTGCAAGATGGGAAGCGTGTATGCATCGCTACCCCTCGAACAGATGTCGTCCTTGAGCTTACACCTCGTTTTCGTTCCGCTTTTCCGCAAACAAAAGTGCTCTCCTTATATGGTGGCAGTGAAGATCGTGGGAAAATCTCTCCCCTTGTGCTCAGCACCACTCATCAATTACTCCGTTATTATCGTGCTTTCGACGTTGTCATAGTAGACGAAGTAGATGCATTTCCTTACTCTGTTGAACCGATGCTACAATATGCTGTTGAGCAAGCTCGCAAGGAAACCTCATCCATGATATATTTAACCGCTACCCCAAGCCGTAAGCTTCAAAAACGGTACCCTTCCGTAGTTATTCCAGCCCGATTTCATCGTCATCCGTTACCTGTACCTCGCTTTGAATGGTGTGGCAACTGGGCCAAGTTGCTTTTAAAAAAAGGAAAATTGCCGCGAAATGTGTATGAGTGGGTTGAAAAACGAATTGTAGCTCGCAAACAAGCATTTCTTTTTGTACCAAAGATCTCACAGATTGAGGTAGTTGTTAAATTACTTCGCGCGATAGACCTTTCTGTTGAGGGTGTACATTCAGAAGATCCACAACGGAAAGAGAAGGTCGCCGCGTTTCGAAAAGGACAGGTACCTGTACTAGTTACAACCACCATTTTGGAGCGGGGAGTTACTGTTCCCAATATTGATGTCGCTGTGTTAGGAGCAGAAGACGATGTGTTTTCTGAAAGTGCGCTAGTTCAAATAGCGGGGCGCGTGGGCCGCTCCCCAAAGTACCCGAGCGGAGACATTGTATTTTTTCATTATGGAAAAACAGAAGAGATGTTGTGCGCTCGTCAGCAGATTAAAAATATGAATAAAGTCGCAAGAAAAAAGGGACTGATAGATGATGACAGAACGAAGTAG
- a CDS encoding flagellar biosynthesis anti-sigma factor FlgM — translation MKINNIGPSGVNPYRKNDIKFKEATKTTQTDKVEISKEAIAKASMQQSPIVADRQQKVAELRDQVQNGAYQPNADATAKGLLDFFSKK, via the coding sequence ATGAAAATCAACAATATTGGCCCATCAGGAGTAAATCCGTATCGTAAAAACGATATAAAGTTCAAAGAGGCAACAAAGACTACACAAACAGATAAAGTGGAAATATCTAAAGAAGCTATTGCAAAGGCATCAATGCAGCAATCACCAATCGTTGCAGACCGCCAGCAAAAGGTAGCGGAGCTACGTGATCAAGTTCAAAACGGCGCGTATCAACCGAATGCTGATGCAACTGCGAAAGGCTTACTAGATTTTTTCTCTAAAAAATAA